In a single window of the Rhopalosiphum padi isolate XX-2018 chromosome 1, ASM2088224v1, whole genome shotgun sequence genome:
- the LOC132917357 gene encoding forkhead box protein K2 gives MSDTDWTLHALKSMPGSPTNVQWAPDQDVTGVIAKLEGRELEYLIRQKRIVIGRNSSKGQVDVNMGHSSFISRRHLDVLYEHPNFYLTCHGKNGVFVDGVFQRKGAPALQLPRRCLMRFPSTTIRLVFYSLIDEMAPPPVLQNTFIQTQTRSIATPSRSYASPLSINIPPQVIKQEPSTYLSKENRFMSPFPSPTGTLSAANSCPTSPRGGHNRHTLGPDLQMAAYAAAVAHPGQIGVISTPTSSAIYVEENKHINNMSSQNSRDEETSPLDATVFDVSIGNEPFVGDFYRNGTSTSTGQNYSPPETVIQDRSTPINNNNSNSNAKSKDESKPPYSYAQLIVQAVASASDRQLTLSGIYSYITKNYPYYRFVDKGWQNSIRHNLSLNRYFIKVPRSQEEPGKGAFWRIDPSSEQKLIEQAFRRRRIRGVPSFRLHNSFGMSSRSAPPSPSHITGGELSIADSLSRETSPSPPVSSSDQQQDEVCLTNSISNQIKSPNKISHTNGVGVLHYVSSTANNETLEMQSPQQLTFLKSRLVLPVTTYSKSTTRHITIVNNGLPTSQSGSTTKTNLNFIAFPPPIKESLLPQAPVIVQALDQTFDASKLNHALNIDKAVNHHKQVENNELHEDISQNNPTQGIEIESGEFGVQDIHEEIIDDTQKTTGENIEQSSKNFKSEESSENGNQQVVGEEVEEEEEVVEDNNFEESKEPDNNYSDNFQEPQAKRAKLNYYQQEINGVP, from the exons ATGTCCGACACGGATTGGACGCTGCACGCGCTCAAGTCTATGCCCGGTAGCCCAACTAACGTGCAATGGGCCCCGGACCAGGACGTGACGGGCGTGATCGCCAAGCTCGAGGGTCGCGAGCTCGAGTACCTGATCCGGCAGAAGCGCATCGTCATCGGCCGGAATAGCTCCAAGGGCCAGGTGGACGTCAACATGGGCCACTCGAGCTTCATATCGCGGCGTCACCTGGACGTACTCTACGAACACCCAAACTTCTATCTGACGTGCCACGGCAAGAACGGCGTGTTCGTGGACGGCGTGTTCCAGCGGAAGGGCGCCCCGGCGCTACAGCTGCCCAGGAG GTGTTTAATGCGATTTCCTAGCACAACAATTCGGCTAGTGTTTTATTCATTGATAGATGAAATGGCACCACCTCCTGTACTTcagaatacatttattcaaactcAAACTAGATCAATTGCAACACCTTCAAGAAGTTATGCAAGTCCATTGAGTATAAATATTCCTCCTCAAGTCATCAAACAAGAGCCTTCAACATATTTGTCAAAGGAAAATAGATTTATGAGTCCTTTTCCATCTCCTACTGGTACTTTAAG tgcTGCAAATTCATGTCCAACTAGTCCTAGAGGAGGACACAATCGACATACACTTGGACCAGATTTGCAAATGGCAGCATATGCTGCTGCAGTAGCTCATCCTGGTCAAATAGGTGTAATTTCTACACCCACATCATCTGCTATTTATGTAGAAGAAAA taaacacataaataatatgtctaGTCAGAATAGCCGAGATGAAGAAACTAGCCCATTAGATGCAACTGTTTTTGATGTTAGCATTGGTAATGAACCATTTGTTGGTGATTTTTATAGAAATGGTACATCAACATCCACAGGACAAAATTACAGTCCTCCTGAAACTGTGATCCAAGATAGATCAACacctataaataacaataatagtaattctAATGCAAAATCTAAAGATGAGTCCAAACCACCTTATTCATATGCTCAACTCATTGTACAAGCTGTTGCTTCAGCTTCTGATCGTCAGCTTACTTTAAGTGGAATTTATTCCTATATTACCAAAAATTATCCTTATTATCGATTCGTGGATAAAGGATGGCAAAACTCTATAAGACACAACCTGTCATTGAATCGATATTTTATAAAG GTTCCTCGTTCACAAGAAGAACCTGGAAAAGGAGCTTTTTGGAGAATTGATCCTTCATCTGAACAAAAATTGATTGAGCAAGCTTTTCGACGTAGACGTATAAGAGGAGTGCCTAGTTTTAGGCTTCATAACTCATTTGGAATGTCCTcaag AAGTGCTCCTCCATCACCAAGTCACATTACTGGTGGCGAATTATCAATTGCAGATTCGTTATCTAGAGAAACTTCACCATCGCCTCCAGTATCTTCTTCAGACCAACAACAAGATGAAGTTTGTCTGACAAATTCTATCTCAAACCAAATTAAATCACCAAATAAAATTTCTCATACAAATGGTGTTGGTGTGCTTCACTATGTCTCATCAACAG ctAACAATGAAACTTTAGAAATGCAAAGTCCTCAACAATTAACGTTCTTAAAGTCACGACTAGTCTTGCCAGTGACAACTTATAGTAAATCTACAACTAGACATATTACAATAGTAAACAATGGACTTCCAACATCTCAGtcag gaAGCACAACTAAAACTAACTTAAACTTTATTGCCTTTCCTCCACCAATCAAGGAGTCTTTATTGCCACAAGCTCCTGTTATTGTGCAAGCTTTAGATCAGACATTTGATGC TTCTAAGCTGAATCAtgcattaaatattgataaggcAGTTAACCATCATAAACAAGTTGAAAATAATGAACTACATGAGGATATATCTCAAAATAACCCTACTCAAGGCATAGAAATAGAATCTGGAGAATTCGGAGTTCAAGATATTCATGAAGAAATTATTGATGATACTCAAAAGACAACAGGAGAAAATATAGAACAG tcatctAAGAATTTCAAATCTGAAGAATCTTCTGAAAATGGAAATCAACAAGTCGTTGGTGAAGAAGTTGAAGAGGAAGAAGAAGTAGTTGAAGATAACAATTTTGAAGAATCCAAAGAACCGGATAATAACTATTCTGACAATTTTCAAGAACCACAAGCTAAGCGtgccaaattaaattattatcaacaagaAATAAATGGCGTCCCTTaa